Proteins encoded in a region of the Coffea eugenioides isolate CCC68of chromosome 4, Ceug_1.0, whole genome shotgun sequence genome:
- the LOC113767511 gene encoding dof zinc finger protein DOF5.4-like — MQDIHAISGGGGVAGGGNRLFAGGSGGGDRRLRPHHNQNHHQALKCPRCDSLNTKFCYYNNYNLSQPRHFCKSCRRYWTKGGVLRNVPVGGGCRKTKRSKPKQAASADVAVAGAPAPGERKSNSHSSSESSSLTATTTAAKKTPGAGTTGEVASATVNSSSSGASNLMNFTDSRFFLAQMNPSTSFEHPQPLINPAVTSEGQIFTDMGSFTSLMTSSNDPAMLGFANVTATDISGYRLQQSHQGAVLDDQSSNQMAGTAGGGGGDHELKMDQINCGFLDQTAQIGFPGLQQNRISNGGLQGLDWHINGGGGGGDDGGGEQGLFDFSGTVDQAYWGQNQWADNDQSLNFPPLV; from the coding sequence ATGCAAGATATACATGCTATTAGTGGAGGTGGAGGAGTAGCAGGCGGAGGAAACAGGTTGTTTGCCGGTGGCAGCGGCGGTGGAGATAGAAGATTAAGGCCACACCACAACCAGAACCACCATCAAGCTCTAAAGTGCCCTCGTTGCGATTCTTTGAACACCAAATTTTGCTACTACAACAACTATAATCTTTCCCAGCCTAGACACTTCTGCAAGAGCTGCAGACGCTACTGGACTAAAGGTGGCGTTCTGCGTAACGTTCCCGTCGGCGGCGGCTGCCGCAAAACCAAGCGCTCCAAGCCTAAACAGGCCGCTTCTGCCGACGTTGCAGTTGCCGGGGCTCCGGCTCCCGGGGAACGGAAGTCCAATTCTCATTCTAGTAGCGAGAGTTCGAGTCTCACCGCGACTACAACGGCTGCGAAGAAAACTCCCGGAGCTGGCACAACCGGTGAGGTTGCGTCGGCCACGGTGAATTCGTCGAGTTCGGGAGCTTCGAATTTGATGAATTTCACGGACTCGAGGTTCTTTCTGGCGCAGATGAATCCAAGTACTAGTTTTGAGCATCCTCAGCCGTTGATTAATCCTGCAGTTACATCGGAGGGTCAGATTTTCACGGATATGGGGAGCTTTACGAGTCTGATGACTTCATCTAACGATCCGGCTATGCTAGGATTTGCTAACGTGACGGCAACCGACATTTCGGGTTACCGGTTGCAACAGAGCCATCAGGGTGCGGTTCTAGACGATCAGAGCTCGAATCAGATGGCGGGGACTGCTGGTGGCGGCGGTGGTGATCACGAATTGAAGATGGATCAGATCAATTGTGGGTTTTTGGATCAGACGGCCCAGATTGGGTTCCCCGGGTTGCAGCAGAACAGAATAAGCAATGGTGGACTCCAGGGTCTCGATTGGCATATTAACGGCGGAGGAGGTGGGGGTGATGATGGAGGAGGGGAGCAGGGATTGTTTGATTTCTCAGGGACCGTCGATCAAGCTTATTGGGGTCAAAATCAGTGGGCTGATAATGATCAATCCCTGAATTTTCCTCCCTTAGTATAG